The following proteins come from a genomic window of Rutidosis leptorrhynchoides isolate AG116_Rl617_1_P2 chromosome 10, CSIRO_AGI_Rlap_v1, whole genome shotgun sequence:
- the LOC139872726 gene encoding proteasome subunit beta type-1-like, translating to MPKEQANWSPYDNNGGTCVAIAGADYCVIAADTRMSTGYSILTRDYSKICKLADKSFMASSGFQADVKALQKVLSSRHLIYQHQHNKQMSCPAMAQLLSNTLYYKRFFPYYAFNVLGGLDSEGKGCVFTYDAVGSYERVGYSAQGSGATLITPFLDNQLKSPSPLLLPAKDAVTPLSEAEAVDLVKTCFSSATERDIYTGDSVEIIILNANGVRRESEQLRKD from the exons ATGCCTAAGGAACAAGCTAACTGGTCTCCGTATGACAACAATGGAGG AACTTGTGTGGCGATTGCTGGTGCGGATTATTGTGTAATTGCAGCTGATACTCGGATGTCTACCGGTTACAGTATTCTCACCCGAGATTACTCTAAAATCTGTAAATT AGCGGACAAAAGTTTCATGGCTTCCTCAGGTTTCCAGGCTGACGTGAAAGCGCTTCAAAAGGTTCTGTCATCTAGACACCTG ATTTATCAACACCAGCACAACAAACAGATGAGTTGTCCTGCTATGGCTCAACTTCTCTCGAACACCCTCTATTACAAACGATTCTTCCCATACTATGCCTTCAATGTTTTAGGTGGCCTCGATAGTGAAG GAAAGGGATGTGTCTTCACGTATGATGCCGTGGGATCCTATGAGAGGGTTGGATACAGTGCCCAAGGTTCTGGTGCCACTCTTATTACTCCATTTCTCGACAACCAGCTTAAATCTCCCAGCCCTCTTCTGTTACCTGCAAAG GATGCTGTTACACCACTTTCGGAAGCTGAAGCTGTTGATTTGGTGAAGACTTGTTTTTCATCAGCAACAGAAAGAGATATATACACG GGAGATAGTGTTGAAATTATAATCCTGAATGCTAATGGTGTCCGTCGTGAAAGTGAACAACTCCGCAAGGATTAA